From Oncorhynchus masou masou isolate Uvic2021 chromosome 7, UVic_Omas_1.1, whole genome shotgun sequence, one genomic window encodes:
- the aox5 gene encoding aldehyde oxidase 5, which produces MIVKLKPCDVGQSQSCSELIFYVNGQKILERNADPEEVLLKFLRRKVLLTGTKYGCGGGGCGACTVMVSKYDQLNNRVLHYTVNACLQPICTLHGAAVVTVEGIGSTKTKLHPVQERIAKAHGSQCGFCTPGMVVSMYTLLRNKPHPTMEDIREALGGNLCRCTGYRPIIDGFKTFCNASENGEGCCQNGESGGKCCIENGTKQHKDSDISEELFHMDNVLPLDPSQDLIFPPELMIMGKKRACGSLCFQGDRLKLISPVDLTNLLELKTEYPEAPVVVGNTTIGPNMQVKGVHHPLTIYAGRVSDLHTVTWGKDGVSMGAVCTLSSLKEEMERAVREMEAERTRGYQALLQTLRCLAGKQIRNMATIGGNILSANPKYDLNSVLAALDCTLQVMSKENGTRAITLNEELFTGFGKTALRPDEVLLSIDIPYSKPWEFVSAFRQAQRREFAFSIVNAGMKVLFREGTNIVESLNIYYGGVGPTLVKVGRTCQKLVGRSWGEELLADACRLLEEEVELSDSAHGGKVEYRKTLTTSFFFKFYMQVLQELRERDVNVCLLPLEYLSALKPFKNEVPQGHHSFQLVSNAQSSQDPVGHPMMHQAAFHQATGEAQYYDDIPAVQGELFVYMVTSTRAHAKIINIDPSEALGMTGAVTFLSAGDVPGQNRRMLFNNPEELFAEEEVSCVGQIIGAVVAESREQARRAAQMVKVTYQDLLPVFFTIEEAIQHQSFFDPKRKLERGDVDKAFEKVDQILEDEIYLGGQEHFYMETQGLIAVPKGENGELELFVASQHSAYTQEVVGITLGIDSNKITCHVRRLGGAFGGKVMKIASLSAITATAAVKTGRPVRCVLERGDDMLITSGRHPFLGKYKVGYNNDGTIMAADITYYSNGGCTLNESLAIMEKALLHMDNGYKIPNLRGRGLVCKTYLPSYTAFRGFGGPQGLMVMESVLHEVAVKCGLPPQKVREINMYREEECYTHHKQLFSPRDMLRCWDECLDKAGYHDRLQAIQQFNTSNRWKKRGISAVPMKFGVGFSKGFFNQGAALVNIYKDGSVLVAHGGTEMGQGINTKALQIASRILKVPMSSIHIKETCTGNVPNAAPSAASFGTDAVGMAVKDACEKLMRRLKPFMENHPKYTWQQWIFEAYCQKVSLSATGFFMGPHTDMDWENSEGPAYYYFTFGACCSEVEIDCLTGDHKNLRTDIVMDVGRSLNPALDIGQIEGGFVQGIGLYTIEELQFSLEGVLMTRGPSQYKIPALCDVPPQFNVHLLANAQNPHAIYRSKGIGEPPVFLASTIFFAIKEAVAAARRERGLEDSFPLSSPATAERIRMACEDQFTEMAPSPKKGTFKPWSINI; this is translated from the exons ATGATTGTCAAGCTCAAGCCATGTGACGTTGGTCAATCCCAAAG TTGCAGTGAATTGATTTTCTATGTAAATGGACAAAAG atctTAGAGAGGAATGCCGATCCAGAGGAGGTGCTCCTCAAATTCCTCAGAAGGAAAG TGCTTCTAACTGGGACTAAGTATGGTTGTGGAGGGGGTGGATGTGGGGCCTGCACGGTCATGGTGTCCAAATATGACCAACTCAACAACAGAGTTCT CCACTACACTGTCAACGCCTGTCTGCAGCCCATCTGCACACTGCATGGAGCTGCTGTGGTAACAGTGGAGGGTATTGGCAGCACCAAGACCAAACTGCATCCGGTTCAG GAGCGTATAGCCAAGGCCCATGGCTCTCAATGTGGTTTCTGTACTCCAGGCATGGTGGTGTCCATGTACACTTTACTGAGGAACAAACCACATCCTACCATGGAAGACATCAGAGAGGCTCTAGGAG GAAACCTCTGCCGCTGTACTGGCTACAGGCCGATCATTGATGGATTCAAAACTTTCTGTAAT GCATCAGAGAATGGAGAAGGATGTTGCCAGAATGGAGAATCTGGGGGAAAGTGCTGTATAGAGAATGGAACTAAGCAACACAAGGATAGTGAT ATCTCAGAGGAGCTGTTCCATATGGACAATGTTCTTCCGCTTGACCCATCCCAGGACCTAATTTTCCCTCCAGAACTCATG ATTATGGGAAAGAAACGTGCCTGTGGCAGTCTGTGTTTCCAAGGCGATAGGCTGAAGTTGATATCTCCAGTAGATCTGACCAATCTGCTTGAGTTGAAAACAGAATATCCTGAAGCCCCTGTGGTGGTTGGCAACACAACTATAG GACCAAATATGCAAGTGAAAGGAGTCCATCATCCTCTCACCATCTACGCCGGGAGAGTTTCAGATTTACATACTGTGACGTGGGggaaggatg GTGTGAGTATGGGGGCAGTCTGCACCCTGTCCAGTctgaaggaggagatggagagggctgtgagggagatggaggcagagagaaccAGGGGGTACCAGGCCCTGCTACAGACCCTACGGTGTCTAGCAGGGAAACAGATCCGCAACATGGCT ACCATTGGAGGCAATATCCTCAGTGCCAACCCAAAGTATGATCTCAATAGTGTTCTAGCTGCCTTGGACTGCACGCTGCAGGTCATGTCTAAAG AAAATGGGACAAGGGCGATCACTCTGAATGAAGAACTCTTCACTGGCTTTGGCAAGACAGCGCTTAGACCAGATGAAGTCCTCCTGTCCATTGACATCCCCTACTCCAAACCA TGGGAGTTTGTGTCCGCCTTCCGTCAGGCCCAGAGGAGGGAGTTTGCCTTCTCCATTGTCAACGCAGGGATGAAGGTGCTCTTTAGGGAGGGCACTAACATAGTGGAGTCTCTCAATATCTACTACGGAGGAGTGGGACCCACACTGGTCAAGGTTGGACGCACATGCCAGAAGCTTGTTGGACG GTCCTGGGGGGAGGAGCTTCTGGCTGATGCCTGCAGGCttttggaggaggaggtggagctaTCTGACTCTGCCCACGGAGGGAAGGTGGAGTATCGCAAGACCCTTACCACCAGCTTCTTCTTCAAATTCTACATGCAGGTCCTCCAGGAGCTCAGAGAGAGG GATGTGAACGTGTGTCTTCTACCCCTTGAGTACCTCAGTGCTCTCAAGCCTTTCAAAAATGAAGTGCCCCAGGGACATCACTCTTTCCAG CTTGTGTCCAATGCCCAGTCCTCCCAGGACCCTGTGGGCCATCCCATGATGCATCAAGCAGCCTTCCATCAGGCTACAGGAGAGGCCCAGTATTACGATGACATACCAGCTGTCCAGGGGGAACTCTTTGTCTACATGGTGACCAGCACCAGAGCGCACGCCAAGATCAT CAACATTGACCCATCTGAAGCACTTGGCATGACTGGGGCAGTCACGTTCCTATCAGCTGGGGATGTCCCTGGTCAGAACCGACGGATGTTGTTCAATAACCCAGAGGAACTCTTTGCTGAGGAGGAG GTGTCTTGTGTGGGGCAGATCATTGGGGCTGTggtagcagagagcagagagcaggccAGGAGAGCAGCTCAAATGGTAAAGGTCACCTACCAGGATCTACTTCCTGTCTTCTTCACAATAGAAGAGGCCATCCAGCATCAGTCCTTCTTTGACCCAAAGAGGAAGCTGGAGAGAGGAGACGTGGACAAAGCCTTTGAGAAAGTGGATCAGATTCTGGAGG ATGAGATCTACTTGGGAGGTCAGGAGCATTTCTACATGGAGACTCAGGGCCTTATTGCAGTGCCCAAAGGAGAGAATGGAGAACTGGAACTGTTTGTGGCCAGCCAGCATTCAGCATATACTCAG GAAGTGGTAGGAATCACTCTGGGCATCGACTCCAACAAGATCACATGTCACGTGAGGAGGTTGGGGGGAGCGTTCGGTGGCAAAGTCATGAAGATTGCCTCCCTCTCTGCTATCACTGCCACAGCTGCAGTCAA GACAGGGCGACCAGTACGCTGTGTCCTGGAACGTGGAGATGACATGCTGATCACCAGTGGCAGACACCCCTTCCTAGGAAAATACAAG GTGGGATACAACAACGATGGAACCATTATGGCAGCGGACATCACCTACTACAGTAACGGGGGGTGCACCCTGAATGAATCATTAGCT ATCATGGAGAAAGCCCTGCTTCACATGGACAATGGCTACAAGATCCCTAACCTGCGTGGGCGTGGCTTGGTGTGTAAGACCTACCTGCCCTCCTACACTGCGTTCCGAGGCTTCGGAGGACCCCAGGGACTCATGGTGATGGAGAGCGTGCTGCACGAGGTGGCTGTCAAATGTGGCCTCCCTCCACAGAAG GTGAGGGAGATCAACATGTACCGGGAGGAGGAGTGCTATACCCACCACAAGCAGCTCTTCTCCCCCCGCGACATGCTCCGTTGCTGGGACGAGTGTCTAGACAAGGCTGGGTACCACGATCGCCTCCAGGCCATCCAGCAGTTCAACACCTCCAACCGCTGGAAGAAGAGGGGCATCTCTGCTGTGCCTATGAAGTTTGGCGTCGGCTTCTCCAAAGGCTTCTTCAACCAG GGTGCAGCTCTGGTGAACATCTACAAGGATGGCTCGGTGTTGGTGGCACACGGAGGCACAGAGATGGGCCAGGGAATCAACACAAAAGCCCTCCAGATTGCCAGTCGTATCCTGAAGGTGCCCATGTCCTCAATCCACATCAAAGAGACCTGTACGGGCAACGTTCCCAATGCTGcaccctcagcagcctcctttGGCACGGACGCAGTGGGCATGGCAGTCAAG GATGCTTGTGAGAAACTGATGCGGCGCTTGAAGCCATTCATGGAAAATCATCCCAAATATACATGGCAACAATGG ATTTTTGAGGCTTATTGCCAGAAGGTCAGCTTATCTGCAACTGGCTTCTTCAT GGGACCTCACACGGATATGGACTGGGAGAACAGCGAGGGTCCAGCCTACTATTACTTCACCTTTGGGGCCTGCTGCTCAGAAGTGGAGATTGACTGTCTCACTGGAGATCACAAA AATCTCCGAACAGATATTGTGATGGATGTCGGGAGGAGCCTCAACCCAGCTCTAGATAtaggacag ATCGAGGGCGGCTTCGTCCAGGGCATAGGTCTGTACACCATAGAGGAGCTGCAGTTCTCTCTCGAGGGGGTTCTGATGACCAGGGGTCCGTCCCAGTACAAGATTCCTGCCCTCTGTGACGTCCCTCCTCAGTTTAACGTCCACCTGCTGGCCAACGCACAGAACCCACATGCCATCTACAGGTCCAAG GGTATAGGCGAGCCTCCAGTGTTCTTGGCCAGCACCATCTTCTTTGCTATAAAGGAGGCAGTTGCTGCAGCCCGTAGAGAGAGGGGTCTAGAGGACAGCTTCCCTCTTAGTTCCCCTGCTACTGCTGAGAGGATACGCATGGCCTGTGAGGACCAGTTCACTGAGATG GCTCCATCTCCAAAGAAAGGAACATTCAAACCATGGAGTATCAACATATGA